The DNA window AAAGTGATGGAGGAGCTCAAGCAAGTGCCTCACCAATATATCAATATTTTGTGCAAAATTCTAAAAAATTAAATCCTAATTATCTTTCTTTTATTATACCAACACGTTGGTATGCTGGAGGGAAAGGATTGGATTCATTTAGAGATGAAATGCTTAATGATATTAATTTAAGAGAACTACACGATTGTATTTCACCTGAAGATATATTCCCAAATACAAATATAAGAGGTGGTGTTTGTTATTTTTTATGGGACAAAAATTTTGATAATAAAGAAAATTTAGTTAGAGTAATTACTCATGAAAAAGGGAAAATAATAGAAGATATTAAAAGAAGTTTAAAAATAGATGGAACTGATATCTTTATAAGAGATGCTAAAGCTATAACAATTTTAGATAAAGTTTTTTCAAATGATAATATTGAAATTTTATCGAACTATATATCATCTCGTAAACCATTTGGACTAGAAGGAGCCTTTATTAAAAGTAAACAATTCAAATCTATAAAAGAAGGAATGAAAAAACCTATAATATGTTTTGGTAAAGCTCAAATTTTTGGATATGTTGAAGAGGAATGTATAACAAATAAAAAAGAATGGATAAATCAGTGGAAAGTCTATACCCCAAGAGCGAATAATATTGGAACAGAGTTAAACGATGATAATTTAAATTCTTTTATAGGAGAGCCAAACACAATTTGTACGGAATCTTATTTAGCCGTAGGTGCAGAATTAAATTTAACAAATATATCAGCACTAAATTTAACAAAATACTTTAAGTCAAAATTTGCTAGATATTTACATAGTTTAGGAAAAGCTAGTCAAGATGCAACATCAAAAACATTTAAATTTATACCTCTTCAAGATTTTTCGGAAAAAGCAGATATTAATTGGGAAAAATCAATAAAAGAAATTGATCAACAATTATATTTAAAATATAATTTAAGTGAAGAGGAAATTGAATATATTGAATCAAAAATTAAAGAAATGACTAATTAGTGGTGATTAAAATGATACCTAAATATGATCAAATGTATAAAGTTGTTTTAGAATCTTTAAAAAATCAAGAAGAAATATCATTAAAAATTTTAAGAGATAGAGTAGCTAAAATCTTAAATTTAACTGATAATGAATTACAAGAATTGTTACCAAGTGGCAAAAAAACAATATTTTCAAATAGAATAGATTGGACAACAACATATTTAAAAAACGCAAAATTAATAGATAAACCTACAAGGGGAAATATAGTTATAACCAAAAGAGGACTGGATACAATAAATTCTAGTATAGAAATTATAGATAATAACTATTTATTAAAATTTGAAGAATTTAAAGAATATTTAAAAAAATCTAATAAAAAAATAAATTGTATAGATGATATTAATATGAATACTAATTTAGAAAATCCAGATGAAATATTAGAGAAATCATATCAAGAAATAAATAGTAATTTAGAAAATGATCTTTTAGAATTAATTACAAAAATTTCTCCAATTTCATTTGAAAAACTTGTAATAGATTTACTTTCTAAAATGGGATATGGTTCTTTTGAAAATTCAGGTAAAACCACTTCAAAAACTAATGATGAAGGAATTGATGGTATTATTATGGAAGATAAATTAGGGTTTAATTTAATTTATATTCAAGCAAAAAAGTGGGATGTTGAAAAATCTATAGGGCGTCCAGAAATACAAAAATTTGTAGGAGCTTTATCTCAAAAATTAGGCAAGGGACTTTTTGTAACAACTGCAAATTTCTCGAAACAAGCAATTGAATATGCTCACAATAATCATATTATTTTAATTAATGGTGAAAAATTAGTAAGGTTGATGATTGAGTATAATTTTTGCGTAAGAGTTAAAAAGATATTTGAAATAAAGGAGATTGATTCAGAACTAATTGAAGATTATTAATTTTAATA is part of the Candidatus Cetobacterium colombiensis genome and encodes:
- a CDS encoding restriction endonuclease — encoded protein: MIPKYDQMYKVVLESLKNQEEISLKILRDRVAKILNLTDNELQELLPSGKKTIFSNRIDWTTTYLKNAKLIDKPTRGNIVITKRGLDTINSSIEIIDNNYLLKFEEFKEYLKKSNKKINCIDDINMNTNLENPDEILEKSYQEINSNLENDLLELITKISPISFEKLVIDLLSKMGYGSFENSGKTTSKTNDEGIDGIIMEDKLGFNLIYIQAKKWDVEKSIGRPEIQKFVGALSQKLGKGLFVTTANFSKQAIEYAHNNHIILINGEKLVRLMIEYNFCVRVKKIFEIKEIDSELIEDY